A genomic region of Manihot esculenta cultivar AM560-2 chromosome 15, M.esculenta_v8, whole genome shotgun sequence contains the following coding sequences:
- the LOC110601920 gene encoding ABC transporter B family member 2 isoform X2, giving the protein MDSFSGKKEEKEEERKKQQKVPLLKLFAFADLYDYVLMGLGSLGACVHGASVPVFFIFFGKLINIIGLAYLFPKQASHRVAKYSLDFVYLSIVILFSSWTEVACWMHTGERQASKMRKAYLRSMLNQDISLFDTEASTGEVGNFMHYISRFLSGFIIGFVRVWQISLVTLSIVPLIALAGGCYAYVTIGLIAKMRKSYIKAGEIAEEVIANVRTVQAFAGEERAVGSYTEALRNTYQYGRKAGLAKGLGLGTLHSVLFLSWALLVWFTSVVVHKDIANGGESFTTMLNVVIAGLSLGQAAPDISAFVRAKAAAYPIFEMIERDTMTKTSSKTGKKLDKLEGHIEFKDVRFSYPSRPDVMIFDGLCLDFPSGKIVALVGGSGSGKSTVISLIERFYEPLSGQILLDGNDIRHLDLKWLRQQIGLVNQEPALFATSIRENILYGKDDATLDEIVTAAKLSEAMSFINNLPDRFETQVGERGIQLSGGQKQRIAISRAIVKNPSILLLDEATSALDAESEKSVQEALDRAMVGRTTVVVAHRLSTIRNADMIAVVQEGKIVEIGSHEELISNQNSAYASLIHLQEAASYQRQSSLGPTMGQPLSIKYSRELSHKKSSFGGSFRSEKESVSHAVAVADAMEPVKPTHVSAKRLYSMVGPDWGYGLLGTFCAFIAGSQMPLFALGVSQALVAYYMDWDTTRHEVKKISILFCCGSVISVIAYAIEHLCFGIMGERLTFRARENMFSAILKNEIGWFDDLNNTSSMLASRLESDATLLRTIVVDRTTILLQNVGLVVTSFVIAFILNWRITLVVLATYPLIISGHISEKLFMKGYGGNLSKAYLKANMLAGEAVSNIRTVAAFCAEEKILDLYSRELVDPSKRSFTRGQIAGIFYGVSQFFIFSSYGLALWYGSVLMGKGLAGFKSVMKSFMVLIVTALAMGETLAMAPDLLKGNQMVASVFELLDRRTRIIGDTGEELKNVEGNIELRDVAFSYPSRPDVSIFKDFDLKVHSGKSVALVGQSGSGKSTVLSLILRFYDPTTGKVMIDGTDIKKLKLKSLRKHIGLVQQEPALFATSIYENILYGKEGASEAEVIEAAKLANAHNFISSLPEGYSTKVGERGVQLSGGQKQRVAIARAVLKNPEILLLDEATSALDVESERVVQQALDRLMRNRTTVMVAHRLSTIKNADEISVIQGGKIIEQGTHSSLLENKDGAYFKLISLQQQQQKQSR; this is encoded by the exons ATGGATTCCTTTTCCgggaaaaaggaagaaaaagaagaagaaagaaagaaacaacAGAAAGTTCCATTGCTGAAACTATTTGCATTTGCAGATTTGTATGATTATGTGTTGATGGGTTTGGGATCTCTTGGTGCTTGTGTTCATGGAGCTTCAGTGCCTGTGTTCTTCATTTTCTTTGGCAAGTTGATTAACATCATTGGCTTGGCTTATCTCTTTCCAAAGCAAGCTTCTCATAGAGTTGCTAAG TACTCGTTGGATTTTGTGTACCTCAGTATTGTTATACTATTTTCATCATGGACAG aggtgGCATGCTGGATGCATACTGGAGAAAGGCAGGCATCAAAGATGAGGAAGGCATATTTAAGGAGTATGCTTAATCAAGATATAAGTTTATTCGACACTGAAGCTTCTACTGGTGAG GTGGGGAACTTCATGCACTACATAAGCCGATTTCTATCTGGCTTTATCATTGGGTTCGTGAGGGTATGGCAAATCAGCTTAGTTACCTTATCTATAGTCCCTTTAATTGCTCTTGCTGGTGGTTGCTATGCCTATGTCACGATCGGCCTTATCGCTAAAATGCGCAAATCTTATATTAAGGCTGGTGAAATCGCTGAGGAG GTGATTGCAAATGTTAGAACAGTGCAAGCATTTGCGGGAGAAGAAAGGGCTGTAGGATCTTATACAGAAGCTCTAAGAAATACATACCAGTATGGAAGAAAAGCAGGACTAGCCAAGGGTCTAGGGCTAGGGACCCTTCACAGTGTCCTTTTCCTTTCATGGGCTTTGCTTGTTTGGTTCACTAGCGTAGTTGTTCATAAGGACATTGCCAATGGTGGTGAGTCTTTCACCACCATGCTCAACGTTGTTATTGCTGGCCT GTCGCTAGGACAGGCAGCACCAGATATATCTGCCTTTGTACGGGCTAAGGCAGCAGCATACcccatttttgagatgatagaAAGGGACACAATGACAAAAACCAGCTCAAAAACTGGCAAGAAGCTAGATAAATTGGAGGGACACATAGAATTCAAGGATGTGAGATTTAGCTACCCATCACGTCCTGATGTAATGATCTTTGATGGACTCTGCCTTGACTTCCCTTCTGGAAAGATTGTAGCTCTTGTTGGAGGCAGTGGCTCCGGAAAGAGCACGGTTATTTCCTTGATTGAACGCTTCTATGAGCCTCTTTCTGGACAAATACTGCTGGATGGGAATGATATCAGGCACCTAGACCTCAAGTGGCTTAGGCAGCAAATTGGACTAGTTAATCAGGAGCCTGCCCTTTTTGCAACGAGCATAAGGGAGAACATTCTTTATGGCAAGGATGATGCAACCCTTGATGAGATAGTAACTGCTGCTAAACTCTCAGAAGCTATGTCTTTTATCAATAACCTACCTGACAGATTTGAAACTCAG GTTGGTGAGAGGGGAATACAGCTATCAGGTGGACAAAAGCAGAGGATTGCGATATCACGTGCTATAGTGAAGAATCCATCAATTCTTTTGCTAGATGAAGCCACAAGTGCACTTGATGCTGAGTCTGAGAAGAGTGTGCAAGAGGCACTTGATCGCGCTATGGTGGGAAGAACAACTGTAGTTGTTGCTCATCGGCTTTCTACCATCAGAAATGCAGATATGATTGCTGTTGTTCAGGAAGGGAAGATAGTGGAAATTGGGAGCCACGAGGAGCTCATCTCTAATCAAAATAGTGCTTATGCATCACTCATTCATCTGCAGGAGGCTGCTTCCTATCAACGCCAATCATCTCTAGGTCCAACCATGGGACAGCCTCTCAG CATAAAGTATTCTCGAGAATTATCCCACAAAAAATCAAGCTTTGGTGGAAGTTTTCGTTCTGAAAAGGAATCAGTCAGTCATGCTGTTGCTGTTGCTGATGCAATGGAACCTGTGAAGCCAACTCATGTTTCAGCAAAAAGATTGTATTCAATGGTTGGCCCTGATTGGGGTTATGGATTATTAGGTACCTTTTGTGCATTTATTGCTGGATCGCAAATGCCACTTTTTGCACTTGGAGTCTCTCAGGCTCTGGTTGCCTATTACATGGACTGGGACACTACGCGCCATGAGGTCAAAAAGATTTCAATCTTGTTCTGCTGTGGTTCAGTAATATCTGTAATTGCCTATGCCATTGAGCATCTTTGCTTTGGAATCATGGGCGAGCGACTCACTTTCCGAGCGAGAGAAAATATGTTTTCAG CCATTTTGAAGAATGAGATTGGATGGTTTGATGACTTGAACAACACAAGTTCTATGCTTGCTTCACGTCTAGAGAGTGATGCAACCTTATTACGAACAATAGTTGTTGATCGCACAACTATTCTTTTACAGAATGTTGGTCTTGTTGTCACCTCATTTGTCATTGCCTTCATCTTAAACTGGAGGATCACACTTGTTGTCTTAGCCACTTATCCACTGATCATAAGTGGTCACATAAGCGAG AAACTCTTCATGAAAGGCTATGGTGGAAACTTAAGCAAAGCATATCTAAAGGCTAATATGCTAGCTGGTGAGGCTGTGAGCAACATCCGCACTGTTGCTGCGTTTTGTGCAGAAGAAAAGATCCTGGATCTTTATTCCCGTGAACTCGTGGATCCTTCGAAGCGGTCGTTTACTCGTGGTCAAATTGCTGGCATATTCTATGGAGTGTCccagttcttcatcttctcatCTTATGGGCTTGCCCTGTG GTATGGTTCTGTTTTGATGGGGAAGGGGCTTGCTGGTTTTAAATCTGTGATGAAATCATTTATGGTTCTGATTGTAACCGCATTAGCCATGGGAGAAACTCTGGCAATGGCCCCAGATCTTCTAAAGGGGAATCAAATGGTAGCATCTGTCTTTGAGCTGCTGGACCGAAGGACTCGTATAATAGGGGATACTGGAGAAGAGTTGAAAAATGTGGAAGGTAATATTGAACTCAGGGATGTAGCATTTAGCTATCCATCCAGGCCAGATGTATCAATTTTCAAGGACTTTGATCTAAAAGTGCATTCTGGCAAGAGTGTGGCTTTAGTTGGGCAAAGTGGTTCTGGTAAAAGCACTGTTCTTTCTCTTATATTGCGATTCTACGATCCCACAACCGGCAAAGTAATGATTGATG GCACAGATATCAAGAAACTCAAGCTGAAATCTCTACGAAAACACATTGGCTTAGTTCAACAAGAGCCAGCTCTTTTTGCCACATCAATCTATGAAAACATCTTATATGGGAAAGAAGGAGCATCTGAAGCAGAAGTGATTGAAGCGGCTAAACTTGCAAATGCTCATAACTTCATTAGTTCTCTTCCTGAAGGCTACTCGACCAAAGTAGGCGAACGAGGCGTGCAACTATCTGGTGGCCAGAAACAAAGGGTGGCAATTGCTCGAGCAGTTCTAAAGAACCCAGAAATCCTGCTTTTAGATGAAGCCACTAGTGCACTAGATGTGGAGTCAGAGCGCGTTGTGCAACAAGCTCTCGACAGATTGATGAGGAACCGCACGACAGTAATGGTGGCACATAGGTTATCAACTATTAAAAATGCAGACGAAATATCAGTGATACAAGGTGGGAAAATAATAGAGCAAGGGACTCATTCCAGTCTTCTAGAGAACAAAGATGGAGCCTATTTTAAGCTAATCAGtctgcagcagcagcagcagaagCAGAGTCGATGA
- the LOC110601920 gene encoding ABC transporter B family member 2 isoform X1, with protein sequence MDSFSGKKEEKEEERKKQQKVPLLKLFAFADLYDYVLMGLGSLGACVHGASVPVFFIFFGKLINIIGLAYLFPKQASHRVAKYSLDFVYLSIVILFSSWTEVACWMHTGERQASKMRKAYLRSMLNQDISLFDTEASTGEVIAAITSDIIVVQDAISEKVGNFMHYISRFLSGFIIGFVRVWQISLVTLSIVPLIALAGGCYAYVTIGLIAKMRKSYIKAGEIAEEVIANVRTVQAFAGEERAVGSYTEALRNTYQYGRKAGLAKGLGLGTLHSVLFLSWALLVWFTSVVVHKDIANGGESFTTMLNVVIAGLSLGQAAPDISAFVRAKAAAYPIFEMIERDTMTKTSSKTGKKLDKLEGHIEFKDVRFSYPSRPDVMIFDGLCLDFPSGKIVALVGGSGSGKSTVISLIERFYEPLSGQILLDGNDIRHLDLKWLRQQIGLVNQEPALFATSIRENILYGKDDATLDEIVTAAKLSEAMSFINNLPDRFETQVGERGIQLSGGQKQRIAISRAIVKNPSILLLDEATSALDAESEKSVQEALDRAMVGRTTVVVAHRLSTIRNADMIAVVQEGKIVEIGSHEELISNQNSAYASLIHLQEAASYQRQSSLGPTMGQPLSIKYSRELSHKKSSFGGSFRSEKESVSHAVAVADAMEPVKPTHVSAKRLYSMVGPDWGYGLLGTFCAFIAGSQMPLFALGVSQALVAYYMDWDTTRHEVKKISILFCCGSVISVIAYAIEHLCFGIMGERLTFRARENMFSAILKNEIGWFDDLNNTSSMLASRLESDATLLRTIVVDRTTILLQNVGLVVTSFVIAFILNWRITLVVLATYPLIISGHISEKLFMKGYGGNLSKAYLKANMLAGEAVSNIRTVAAFCAEEKILDLYSRELVDPSKRSFTRGQIAGIFYGVSQFFIFSSYGLALWYGSVLMGKGLAGFKSVMKSFMVLIVTALAMGETLAMAPDLLKGNQMVASVFELLDRRTRIIGDTGEELKNVEGNIELRDVAFSYPSRPDVSIFKDFDLKVHSGKSVALVGQSGSGKSTVLSLILRFYDPTTGKVMIDGTDIKKLKLKSLRKHIGLVQQEPALFATSIYENILYGKEGASEAEVIEAAKLANAHNFISSLPEGYSTKVGERGVQLSGGQKQRVAIARAVLKNPEILLLDEATSALDVESERVVQQALDRLMRNRTTVMVAHRLSTIKNADEISVIQGGKIIEQGTHSSLLENKDGAYFKLISLQQQQQKQSR encoded by the exons ATGGATTCCTTTTCCgggaaaaaggaagaaaaagaagaagaaagaaagaaacaacAGAAAGTTCCATTGCTGAAACTATTTGCATTTGCAGATTTGTATGATTATGTGTTGATGGGTTTGGGATCTCTTGGTGCTTGTGTTCATGGAGCTTCAGTGCCTGTGTTCTTCATTTTCTTTGGCAAGTTGATTAACATCATTGGCTTGGCTTATCTCTTTCCAAAGCAAGCTTCTCATAGAGTTGCTAAG TACTCGTTGGATTTTGTGTACCTCAGTATTGTTATACTATTTTCATCATGGACAG aggtgGCATGCTGGATGCATACTGGAGAAAGGCAGGCATCAAAGATGAGGAAGGCATATTTAAGGAGTATGCTTAATCAAGATATAAGTTTATTCGACACTGAAGCTTCTACTGGTGAGGTAATAGCTGCTATCACAAGTGATATTATAGTGGTACAGGATGCCATCTCCGAAAAG GTGGGGAACTTCATGCACTACATAAGCCGATTTCTATCTGGCTTTATCATTGGGTTCGTGAGGGTATGGCAAATCAGCTTAGTTACCTTATCTATAGTCCCTTTAATTGCTCTTGCTGGTGGTTGCTATGCCTATGTCACGATCGGCCTTATCGCTAAAATGCGCAAATCTTATATTAAGGCTGGTGAAATCGCTGAGGAG GTGATTGCAAATGTTAGAACAGTGCAAGCATTTGCGGGAGAAGAAAGGGCTGTAGGATCTTATACAGAAGCTCTAAGAAATACATACCAGTATGGAAGAAAAGCAGGACTAGCCAAGGGTCTAGGGCTAGGGACCCTTCACAGTGTCCTTTTCCTTTCATGGGCTTTGCTTGTTTGGTTCACTAGCGTAGTTGTTCATAAGGACATTGCCAATGGTGGTGAGTCTTTCACCACCATGCTCAACGTTGTTATTGCTGGCCT GTCGCTAGGACAGGCAGCACCAGATATATCTGCCTTTGTACGGGCTAAGGCAGCAGCATACcccatttttgagatgatagaAAGGGACACAATGACAAAAACCAGCTCAAAAACTGGCAAGAAGCTAGATAAATTGGAGGGACACATAGAATTCAAGGATGTGAGATTTAGCTACCCATCACGTCCTGATGTAATGATCTTTGATGGACTCTGCCTTGACTTCCCTTCTGGAAAGATTGTAGCTCTTGTTGGAGGCAGTGGCTCCGGAAAGAGCACGGTTATTTCCTTGATTGAACGCTTCTATGAGCCTCTTTCTGGACAAATACTGCTGGATGGGAATGATATCAGGCACCTAGACCTCAAGTGGCTTAGGCAGCAAATTGGACTAGTTAATCAGGAGCCTGCCCTTTTTGCAACGAGCATAAGGGAGAACATTCTTTATGGCAAGGATGATGCAACCCTTGATGAGATAGTAACTGCTGCTAAACTCTCAGAAGCTATGTCTTTTATCAATAACCTACCTGACAGATTTGAAACTCAG GTTGGTGAGAGGGGAATACAGCTATCAGGTGGACAAAAGCAGAGGATTGCGATATCACGTGCTATAGTGAAGAATCCATCAATTCTTTTGCTAGATGAAGCCACAAGTGCACTTGATGCTGAGTCTGAGAAGAGTGTGCAAGAGGCACTTGATCGCGCTATGGTGGGAAGAACAACTGTAGTTGTTGCTCATCGGCTTTCTACCATCAGAAATGCAGATATGATTGCTGTTGTTCAGGAAGGGAAGATAGTGGAAATTGGGAGCCACGAGGAGCTCATCTCTAATCAAAATAGTGCTTATGCATCACTCATTCATCTGCAGGAGGCTGCTTCCTATCAACGCCAATCATCTCTAGGTCCAACCATGGGACAGCCTCTCAG CATAAAGTATTCTCGAGAATTATCCCACAAAAAATCAAGCTTTGGTGGAAGTTTTCGTTCTGAAAAGGAATCAGTCAGTCATGCTGTTGCTGTTGCTGATGCAATGGAACCTGTGAAGCCAACTCATGTTTCAGCAAAAAGATTGTATTCAATGGTTGGCCCTGATTGGGGTTATGGATTATTAGGTACCTTTTGTGCATTTATTGCTGGATCGCAAATGCCACTTTTTGCACTTGGAGTCTCTCAGGCTCTGGTTGCCTATTACATGGACTGGGACACTACGCGCCATGAGGTCAAAAAGATTTCAATCTTGTTCTGCTGTGGTTCAGTAATATCTGTAATTGCCTATGCCATTGAGCATCTTTGCTTTGGAATCATGGGCGAGCGACTCACTTTCCGAGCGAGAGAAAATATGTTTTCAG CCATTTTGAAGAATGAGATTGGATGGTTTGATGACTTGAACAACACAAGTTCTATGCTTGCTTCACGTCTAGAGAGTGATGCAACCTTATTACGAACAATAGTTGTTGATCGCACAACTATTCTTTTACAGAATGTTGGTCTTGTTGTCACCTCATTTGTCATTGCCTTCATCTTAAACTGGAGGATCACACTTGTTGTCTTAGCCACTTATCCACTGATCATAAGTGGTCACATAAGCGAG AAACTCTTCATGAAAGGCTATGGTGGAAACTTAAGCAAAGCATATCTAAAGGCTAATATGCTAGCTGGTGAGGCTGTGAGCAACATCCGCACTGTTGCTGCGTTTTGTGCAGAAGAAAAGATCCTGGATCTTTATTCCCGTGAACTCGTGGATCCTTCGAAGCGGTCGTTTACTCGTGGTCAAATTGCTGGCATATTCTATGGAGTGTCccagttcttcatcttctcatCTTATGGGCTTGCCCTGTG GTATGGTTCTGTTTTGATGGGGAAGGGGCTTGCTGGTTTTAAATCTGTGATGAAATCATTTATGGTTCTGATTGTAACCGCATTAGCCATGGGAGAAACTCTGGCAATGGCCCCAGATCTTCTAAAGGGGAATCAAATGGTAGCATCTGTCTTTGAGCTGCTGGACCGAAGGACTCGTATAATAGGGGATACTGGAGAAGAGTTGAAAAATGTGGAAGGTAATATTGAACTCAGGGATGTAGCATTTAGCTATCCATCCAGGCCAGATGTATCAATTTTCAAGGACTTTGATCTAAAAGTGCATTCTGGCAAGAGTGTGGCTTTAGTTGGGCAAAGTGGTTCTGGTAAAAGCACTGTTCTTTCTCTTATATTGCGATTCTACGATCCCACAACCGGCAAAGTAATGATTGATG GCACAGATATCAAGAAACTCAAGCTGAAATCTCTACGAAAACACATTGGCTTAGTTCAACAAGAGCCAGCTCTTTTTGCCACATCAATCTATGAAAACATCTTATATGGGAAAGAAGGAGCATCTGAAGCAGAAGTGATTGAAGCGGCTAAACTTGCAAATGCTCATAACTTCATTAGTTCTCTTCCTGAAGGCTACTCGACCAAAGTAGGCGAACGAGGCGTGCAACTATCTGGTGGCCAGAAACAAAGGGTGGCAATTGCTCGAGCAGTTCTAAAGAACCCAGAAATCCTGCTTTTAGATGAAGCCACTAGTGCACTAGATGTGGAGTCAGAGCGCGTTGTGCAACAAGCTCTCGACAGATTGATGAGGAACCGCACGACAGTAATGGTGGCACATAGGTTATCAACTATTAAAAATGCAGACGAAATATCAGTGATACAAGGTGGGAAAATAATAGAGCAAGGGACTCATTCCAGTCTTCTAGAGAACAAAGATGGAGCCTATTTTAAGCTAATCAGtctgcagcagcagcagcagaagCAGAGTCGATGA